The nucleotide sequence CCAAGCGCAACCGCGTGATCAGTGGTCTGAGTTTGGGGGTCGTGGTGGTGGAAGCGGCCGAGCATAGCGGATCGCTGATAACGGCCCGGCTGGCCTTGGAACAGGGGCGGGAAGTGTTTGCCGTTCCGGGTCCTATCGGGACGAAGACGAGCGTCGGTACGCATGCCTTGATCAAACAAGGCGCCAAGCTGGTCGACAACGTCGAGGACATCCTCGATGAACTTCGGCCACAACTCGAGATCCCGGGCGCCGCCGCTTCAGCGAGCGATCAGGCGGGTGATCCGCGACAGCCGGCGCTTTTACCGGACGAGCGGTCTGTATATGAATGCCTCTCGGCCGAACCGCGACATATTGACGAATTAACCGCTGCATTGCGGTTGTCTCCCGCAAAGACGGCCGGCGTGTTGCTTCAGTTGGAATTAAAGGGAGCCATCCGTCAACTTGCAGGTAACTTGTTTATACGAGTGGAATAGAGCATGCCCAAGAATGCACGGAAGAAATCCAAATTACATCCGGCCATAGAAAAAGGGGCCGTGCCGAAGAAGCGGGGCGCTCCCAAGGATACGGTGCTCAATGCCCCCGTGGGGATTCGTGCCGACCGGCCAGAAGCGGCACGCTCGTCGGAAAAACCACGCCCATCGTCCTCCAAGGTGCAATCCTTGATCGTCGTCGAATCCCCCTCAAAAGCCAAGACCATTACCAAATATCTGGGTAAGGGTTTTTCGGTGATTGCATCCGTCGGCCATGTGAAGGATCTTCCCAAGAGTAAATTCGGAGTTGATGTTGAAAAAGGCTTCCGGCCCCACTACGTCGTCATCAAAGGCAAAAAGGCAATCTTGGATGAGATCAAACAGGCGGCAAAAAAAGCCGAACGGGTTTATCTGGCACCGGACCCTGACCGTGAAGGGGAGGCAATCGCCTGGCACATTGCCGAGGAGCTCAACGGCAAGTCGAACAAAATCTATCGGGTGTTGTTCAACGAAATCACAGAGCAGGCGATCACGCGCGCGTTGGAACATCCGGGGAAAGTGGATCGGAACAAGGTCGATGCCCAGCAGGCCCGGCGGATCCTGGACCGGATCGTTGGGTATAAGATCAGTCCGTTGCTCTGGGAAAAAGTCCGCCGAGGGTTATCGGCCGGTCGGGTTCAGTCAGTGGCGGTCCGCCTGGTTTGTGAACGGGAGAAAGAACGGGAGGCGTTCGTTTCGGAAGAGTACTGGTCGATTACAGCCAAATTGGAAGGACGCAATCCGCCTCCGTTTGAGGCCCGCTTGATTCAAATCCGGGGCCAGGAAGCCGAGCTAGCGACCGGGGACCAATCGCGTTCCTTGGCTGAGCAAATAAAAACTCGGCCGTTTGTCGTCAAACAGATCGAGAAAAAAGATAAGCTGCGCCATCCGCATCCGCCATTTATCACCAGCCGGCTTCAGCAGGATGCCGCCCGCAAACTCCGCTTTTCACCCAAGCGGACGATGATGCTGGCTCAGCAGCTCTACGAGGGAATCGAGATCGGGCAGGAGGGTCCGGTGGGGCTGATTACCTACATGAGAACCGACTCCACGCGCGTGGCTCAGGAGGCCCTTGAGGAAGCTCGCGGTTTCATCCAAGAGGGGTACGGGTCGGAATATCTGCCATCGGGTCCGAACATCTACAAGACGAAAAAAGACGCACAGGACGCACACGAAGCGATTCGACCGACCTCCGTCCGGCGAACACCGGAATCGATCAAGGCCCATCTTACCAAAGATCATTACCAACTCTACAAGTTGATCTGGGATCGATTCGTGGCCTGCCAGATGAACCCGGCTAAGCTTGAAGTGACCCGTGTGGATATTTCGAACGGCGACGTACTCTTTCGAGCCAATGGTCAAGTGGTAAAATTTCCGGGTTTCACCGTGTTGTATACCGAATCGCAGGAGGAGAAGCCTTCGGACAAGAAGCCGGCGGCTGAACTTGCAAAGGCGGAGGAAGCGGAATCCGATGAGGAGCGGACGCTTCCGTCTTTGGAAGTCGGGGAGCGACTCAAGCTGTTAGGACTTGAACCCAAGCAGCATTTTACACAGCCTCCGCCCCGCTACACGGAAGCCCTCCTGATCAAGGATCTGGAGGAAAAAGGCATTGGTCGGCCCAGCACGTATCACACCATTCTGTCGACCATCGTGGATCGGAAGTATG is from Nitrospiria bacterium and encodes:
- the topA gene encoding type I DNA topoisomerase — encoded protein: MPKNARKKSKLHPAIEKGAVPKKRGAPKDTVLNAPVGIRADRPEAARSSEKPRPSSSKVQSLIVVESPSKAKTITKYLGKGFSVIASVGHVKDLPKSKFGVDVEKGFRPHYVVIKGKKAILDEIKQAAKKAERVYLAPDPDREGEAIAWHIAEELNGKSNKIYRVLFNEITEQAITRALEHPGKVDRNKVDAQQARRILDRIVGYKISPLLWEKVRRGLSAGRVQSVAVRLVCEREKEREAFVSEEYWSITAKLEGRNPPPFEARLIQIRGQEAELATGDQSRSLAEQIKTRPFVVKQIEKKDKLRHPHPPFITSRLQQDAARKLRFSPKRTMMLAQQLYEGIEIGQEGPVGLITYMRTDSTRVAQEALEEARGFIQEGYGSEYLPSGPNIYKTKKDAQDAHEAIRPTSVRRTPESIKAHLTKDHYQLYKLIWDRFVACQMNPAKLEVTRVDISNGDVLFRANGQVVKFPGFTVLYTESQEEKPSDKKPAAELAKAEEAESDEERTLPSLEVGERLKLLGLEPKQHFTQPPPRYTEALLIKDLEEKGIGRPSTYHTILSTIVDRKYVEKEEGRLKPTDLGRVVNELLVEHFPEVLNVQFTAQMETELDEIEAGQKPWVETVRQFYEPFTKHLMTAQKQMRDVKREEIPTEIVCEKCGRHMVIKWGRHGRFLACPGYPDCKNTSEFVEENGRIRKVEKIEESKESCPKCGNPLVVKRGRFGRFLACSTYPKCDFTKAIGTGVKCPQPGCGGELVEKRTRRGRTFFACGNYPKCTYALWNRPIPTVCPECKAPFLIEKFDKRSGLKVVCLNKDCGYEQGEKPSTEPAVSHTTRT